In the genome of Paramisgurnus dabryanus chromosome 18, PD_genome_1.1, whole genome shotgun sequence, one region contains:
- the ankhd1 gene encoding ankyrin repeat and KH domain-containing protein 1 isoform X7: protein MQDAVAGTAMLTDGFEDEIDSVTPRSPALGMGVGATPGAGLGGLGIGVGGKKVRLFGDAGGPTTDRLDFKLTAAAVLSSGPGSGSDEDEVSEVESFILDQEDLDNPVLKTASELLLSSAADGADLRTVDPETQARLEALLEAAAFADPEVLRRLTSSVSCALDEAAAALTRMRAENTLNASQADNRSLAEACSDGDVNAVRKLLDEGRSVNEHTEEGESLLCLACSAGYYELAQVLLAMHANVEDRGIKGDITPLMAAASGGYVDIVKLLLVHGADVNAQSSTGNTALTYACAGGFLDVVKVLLKEGANIEDHNENGHTPLMEAASAGHVEVARVLLEYGAGINTHSNEFKESALTLACYKGHLDMVRFLLEAGADQEHKTDEMHTALMEACMDGHVEVARLLLDSGAQVNMPADSFESPLTLAACGGHVELAALLIERGANLEEVNDEGYTPLMEAAREGHEEMVALLLAQGANINAQTEETQETALTLACCGGFLEVADFLIKAGADIELGCSTPLMEAAQEGHLELVKYLLAAGANVHATTATGDTALTYACENGHTDVADVLLQTGADLEHESEGGRTPLMKAARAGHLCTVQFLISKGANVNRATANNDHTVVSLACAGGHLAVVELLLAHGADPTHRLKDGSTMLIEAAKGGHTNVVSYLLDYPNNILSVPAPDLSQLTPPSHDTSQAPRVPFQALAMVVPPQEPDRVPSTIPTPPPVTSKGPSKQRLGSLQSNSVASGGLDADLLPPFHPYQPLECIVEETEGKLNELGQRISAIEKAQLQSLELIQGEPLTKDKIEELKKSREEQVQKKKKILKELQKVERQLQLKTQQQLTKEYMETKGLKDELGQAAGVEMPGTPLPLQATQLGTDLDDCCREEDHRPISANEEEANEDDDDDEEEDDDDDEEDTDCAKLPQVDTILYREAVQPPPPPPPQNQALQSPPLQTSFVPIQPLATQQSTDFSNAEYPESSSPDLQRVLLGQQLTGLGPGLLTQAPDGLMVATPAQTLTDTLDDIMAAVNSRVPVVNTTTSPSPQPSVQTPINTVSPSSMLPLYPSVDIDAHTESNHDTALTLACAGGHEELVSVLIARGANIEHRDKKGFTPLILAATAGHVGVVEILLDKGGDIEAQSERTKDTPLSLACSGGRQEVVELLLLRGANKEHRNVSDYTPLSLAASGGYVNIIKILLNAGAEINSRTGSKLGISPLMLAAMNGHVPAVKLLLDMGSDINAQIETNRNTALTLACFQGRAEVVSLLLDRKANVEHRAKTGLTPLMEAASGGYAEVGRVLLDKGADVNAPPVPSSRDTALTIAADKGHYKFCELLISRGAHIDVRNKKGNTPLWLAANGGHFDVVQLLVQAGADVDAADNRKITPLMAAFRKGHVKVVQYLVKEVNQFPSDIECMRYIATIADKELLKKCHQCMETIVKAKDQQAAEANKNASILLKELDLEKSREESKKQALAAKREKRKEKRKKKKEEQKRKLEEEEAKVKEVYPEMDDQKEDSSEGEEHSSEEVEVPIEPPSATTTTTIGISATSATFTNTFGKKRANVATTPSTNRKNKKNKTKDSPSEPIILQDPQVALAQQNASKNKIHGEPRGGGAPGGTSDSDNLDSTDCNSESSTGSKSQELGDPPSSSSFSSFSLSAPPGSSHLQTATEKRHGQSLQSSREEKVTVSISKPQPKSHEIHSDLTPSSLPSSFKTISLPVTSPNSKMNLTSPKRGQKREEGWKEVVRRSKKLSVPASVVSRIMGRGGCNITAIQDVTGAHIDVDKQKDKNGERMITIRGGTESTRHAVQLINALIQDPAKELEDLIPRNHIRPPGTNTKISSTYTTSTGATSTTAASSKGLPSVVPAAGVSFQSSSNSTAQQAGKLGKNMAQGVRPPFVSLPPLAYAHPQLALLAAQTMHHIRHPRLPMAQFGGTFSSSPNTWGPFPVRPVSPGSANSSPKHSGNSALRPISSAALHAEHSAPPTSSTSAPTASTTTSPTSTAPTNTSTPSSVRKQLFSTEPKLGAGMSVATTVNSAPPAQVAQSPISCVPTTPTTPPPPPTPIAPPPQHPTPPKLEPAGLSTPAKEKPVTELAQSSASDGPSSSAPLHFTSSPSGPSALPVQPESRQQLPPHFPSTTEPSSSSSSQPGSSHPVTRLPLPTCSSTVVTNTSSTLPHYASPAVPGVSPRMQPPSPYYTMPPGALQEQQFVPPGASQEPLKQQQQQQQAQPPMGGTGMPPPSLSMSSTIGMINGSQMHLHSGKAQLPPNFGPAALFNHFSSIFDNNQVGNNQVWGACHLPTRTPPEQAYNAQTAAYIAGVGQMESVMPPDGSKAPGYRCSSHRMVSSPIGMHPMDPAGNSMSSSAALTSFTTSMSASPVFLQGPAPVGTPSFSRQHFSPHPWSASTSCMTQINTCESPAPSVSSGASSPLCTSTVTPALIQAKPSSSNQQDRKVPPPIGTERLARIRQTGSVNHTMLPTSYTPPVGQGGIWSFGVGSASETMSGWSQPLMGGPVMHQQMQEQSAFSQHQAMERDDTGIVAPSNTFHQPLPTNFMDFPKGLPMSMYGGAMIPPHPQMAEAPGGPVYNGLHTSDPAWNPILKVVPNSAENSDPQQVWPGTWAPHVGNVHLNHVN, encoded by the exons GTGGAATCGTTTATACTCGACCAGGAAGATCTGGATAACCCCGTACTAAAGACGGCGTCAGAGCTGCTCTTATCCAGCGCTGCAGACGGAGCTGACCTCAGAACAGTAGACCCAGAAACACAGGCCCGGCTCGAGGCGTTACTAGAAGCAGCAG CCTTTGCAGATCCAGAGGTGTTACGCCGACTGACGTCGTCGGTGAGCTGCGCGCTGGACGAGGCCGCCGCCGCCCTCACCCGCATGAGGGCAGAAAACACGCTCAACGCCAGCCAGGCCGACAA CCGTAGCCTGGCTGAGGCCTGCTCGGACGGCGACGTGAACGCAGTGCGGAAGCTGTTAGACGAGGGACGCAGCGTCAACGAACACACAGAGGAGGGCGAGAGCTTGCTGTGTCTGGCCTGCTCCGCTGGATACTATGAGCTCGCACAG GTCTTGCTGGCCATGCACGCTAACGTGGAGGACAGAGGAATCAAGGGAGACATCACGCCACTTATGGCTGCTGCAAGCGGCGGTTACGTCGACATCGTCAAACTGCTCCTGGTGCACGGAGCTGACGTTAACGCACAGTCCTCAACAG GGAACACAGCGCTGACTTATGCATGTGCGGGAGGTTTTCTGGATGTTGTAAAGGTGTTGCTCAAGGAGGGTGCCAACATTGAAGATCACAACGAGAACGGTCACACTCCTCTGATGGAGGCTGCCAGTGCAGGCCACGTGGAGGTCGCTCGCGTGCTCCTGGAGTATGGTGCTGGAATCAATACACACTCCAACGAGTTTAAGGAGAGCGCGCTCACGCTCGCCTGCTATAAAG GGCACTTAGACATGGTCAGGTTTCTTTTAGAAGCAGGAGCCGACCAGGAGCACAAGACAGATGAGATGCACACAGCACTCATGGAGGCCTGCATG GATGGGCATGTAGAGGTGGCAAGGCTGCTGTTGGATAGCGGGGCACAGGTAAACATGCCCGCTGACTCATTTGAGTCCCCACTGACGCTGGCTGCCTGCGGAGGACATGTGGAGCTGGCAGCGTTGCTGATCGAGAGGGGAGCTAACCTCGAGGAGGTTAACGATGAGGGCTACACTCCACTGATGGAGGCAGCCCGTGAGGGCCACGAAGAGATGGTTGCACTGCTCCTGGCACAAG GTGCAAATATTAACGCTCAGACAGAGGAGACGCAGGAGACGGCGCTGACTCTAGCATGTTGCGGGGGTTTTCTGGAGGTGGCTGATTTCCTCATCAAAGCTGGGGCGGACATTGAGCTGGGATGCTCTACACCGCTTATGGAGGCTGCACAGGAGGGGCATCTAGAGCTGGTCAAATACTTGTTGGCTGCAG GGGCTAACGTTCATGCCACCACAGCCACGGGTGACACAGCTTTGACATATGCTTGTGAGAATGGACACACAGATGTTGCTGATGTGCTGCTACAGACAGGGGCCGACCTG gAACATGAATCAGAAGGGGGCAGGACTCCACTGATGAAAGCAGCCAGAGCAGGACACCTGTGTACTGTGCAGTTCCTCATCAGCAAAG GTGCTAATGTGAATAGAGCCACAGCCAACAATGACCACACAGTTGTCTCTCTTGCCTGTGCTGGGGGACATTTGGCCGTGGTGGAGCTGTTGTTGGCCCATGGAGCAGACCCAACCCACAGACTGAAG GATGGCTCCACAATGCTGATTGAAGCTGCTAAAGGGGGTCACACTAATGTGGTGTCCTACCTGCTAGACTACCCAAACAACATTCTGTCAGTCCCTGCCCCAGATCTCTCCCAGCTCACACCCCCCTCTCATGACACTTCTCAg GCCCCTCGAGTCCCATTCCAAGCCCTGGCTATGGTGGTGCCACCCCAGGAGCCAGACAGAGTGCCCTCCACAATCCCCACACCCCCACCCGTGACAAGCAAAG GTCCGTCCAAGCAGAGACTGGGCTCCCTTCAGAGCAACTCTGTGGCCTCAGGTGGCCTAGACGCTGACCTGCTGCCCCCTTTCCACCCCTATCAGCCCCTGGAGTGCATCGTTGAAGAGACCGAGGGCAAGCTGAACGAGCTGGGCCAGCGCATCAGCGCCATCGAGAAGGCACAGCTTCAGTCGCTCGAGCTCATCCAGGGCGAGCCGCTCACCAAAGACAAGATCGAGGAGCTAAAGAAGAGTCGTGAGGAGCAGGtgcagaagaagaagaagatccTGAAGGAGTTGCAGAAGGTCGAGCGGCAGCTGCAGCTGAAGACGCAGCAGCAGCTCACCAAAGAATACATGGAGACCAAGGGGCTCAAGGATGAGCTGGGCCAGGCGGCAGGGGTGGAGATGCCCGGCACCCCCCTGCCCCTGCAGGCCACACAGCTGGGCACTGATCTCGATGATTGCTGCAGAGAGGAGGACCACCGGCCCATCTCCGCAAATGAGGAGGAGGCTaatgaggatgatgatgatgatgaagaggaGGATGACGACGACGACGAAGAGGACACCGACTGTGCCAAGCTGCCCCAGGTGGATACTATTCTCTACAGAGAGGCAGTGCAGCCCCCTCCGCCTCCACCTCCTCAAAATCAGGCCCTACAGAGTCCCCCATTGCAGACCAGTTTCGTTCCCATCCAGCCTTTGGCCACACAGCAGTCCACAGACTTCAGTAACGCCGAGTACCCAGAAAGCAGCAGTCCAGACCTGCAGAGGGTGTTGCTGGGCCAGCAGCTGACAGGGTTGGGGCCAGGGCTTCTCACACAGGCACCCGACGGACTCATGGTGGCCACACCCGCGCAGACGCTCACAGACACGCTTGATGACATCATGGCGG CTGTCAACAGCAGAGTTCCTGTGGTAAACACTACAACTTCACCCTCTCCTCAGCCCTCCGTACAGACGCCCATCAACACGGTCTCCCCGTCCTCCATGCTCCCCCTCTACCCCTCAGTGGACATTGACGCACAT ACGGAGAGTAATCATGACACGGCACTGACGCTGGCCTGTGCAGGTGGCCATGAAGAGCTTGTCTCAGTGCTCATTGCACGCGGGGCCAACATCGAACATCGGGACAAGAAGG GGTTCACTCCCCTGATCCTAGCTGCCACTGCCGGCCATGTCGGTGTGGTGGAGATCCTGCTGGACAAAGGAGGAGACATTGAAGCTCAGTCTGAGAGGACCAAAGACACTCCTTTGTCGCTCGCCTGCTCAGGTGGCAGACAAGAG GTGGTGGAGCTATTGTTGCTCCGTGGGGCTAATAAGGAGCACCGAAATGTGTCTGACTACACCCCGCTCAGCTTGGCAGCCTCAGGGGGCTACGTCAACATCATCAAGATCCTCCTGAATGCtggtgcagagatcaactccaG GACTGGCAGTAAGCTGGGCATTTCTCCACTCATGTTGGCGGCCATGAACGGCCACGTGCCTGCGGTGAAGCTGCTGTTGGACATGGGATCAGACATCAACGCTCAGATAGAGACCAATCGCAACACAGCACTGACATTGGCCTGCTTTCAGGGCCGAGCAGAGGTTGTCAGCCTGCTGCTGGACCGAAAGGCCAACGTGGAACATCGGGCCAAG ACGGGTCTTACCCCTCTCATGGAGGCTGCGTCCGGCGGTTATGCTGAAGTGGGTCGTGTGCTTTTGGATAAAGGGGCAGATGTCAATGCCCCTCCTGTTCCCTCCTCCCGTGACACTGCCCTCACCATTGCTGCAGACAAGGGGCACTACAAGTTCTGTGAGCTTCTCATTAGCAG GGGTGCTCACATTGACGTGCGAAATAAGAAGGGGAACACCCCTTTATGGTTGGCTGCTAACGGGGGACACTTCGACGTTGTGCAGCTGTTGGTACAGGCGGGAGCAGACGTGGATGCAGCCGACAACCGCAAGATCACCCCCCTCATGGCAGCGTTTCGCAAG GGCCATGTGAAAGTGGTGCAGTACTTGGTGAAGGAAGTCAACCAGTTTCCATCTGACATTGAGTGCATGAGATATATTGCAACCATAGCAGATAAG GAACTGCTAAAGAAGTGTCATCAGTGCATGGAAACCATTGTCAAAGCCAAAGATCAGCAGGCTGCTGAGGCCAACAAGAACGCCAGCATTCTGCTTAAAGAGCTTGATCTTGAGAAG TCTCGTGAAgaaagtaaaaagcaggctctTGCTGCGAAACGGGAGAAGAGAAAGGAGAAGCGCAAGAAAAAGAAGGAAGAGCAGAAGAGGAAGTTGGAGGAAGAGGAGGCAAAAGTGAAAGAGGTTTATCCGGAGATGGATGATCAGAAGGAGGACTCCTCTGAAGGTGAGGAACACTCCTCTGAAG AGGTGGAGGTTCCAATTGAGCCCCCAAGTGCTACCACCACCACAACCATTGGTATCTCCGCCACCTCCGCAACATTCACCAACACTTTCGGCAAAAAACGAGCGAATGTGGCCACTACACCGAGCACCAATCGTAAGAACAAAAAGAACAAGACCAAGGATTCTCCTAGTGAGCCCATCATCCTACAAGACCCACAAGTGGCGCTGGCGCAGCAGAATGCCTCCAAAAATAAGATCCACGGTGAGCCCCGAGGGGGTGGGGCACCGGGAGGCACCAGCGACTCGGATAATCTAGACAGCACTGACTGCAACAGTGAAAGCAGTACTGGCAGTAAGAGTCAGGAGCTCGGCGACCCGCCCTCATCATCATCCTTTTCCTCCTTCTCCCTCTCAGCCCCTCCAGGCTCCAGCCACCTCCAGACTGCAACTGAGAAGAGACATGGGCAATCGCTGCAGAGCTCTCGTGAGGAGAAGGTCACCGTGTCCATCTCCAAACCACAGCCGAA ATCTCATGAGATCCACAGTGACTTGACTCCCAGTTCCCTGCCCTCATCGTTCAAGACCATTTCACTGCCAGTCACATCACCCAACAGTAAGATGAACCTCACCAGCCCTAAAAGGGGCCAGAAGAGAGAAGAGGGATGGAAAGAGGTGGTTCGGAG ATCCAAGAAACTCTCAGTCCCTGCCTCAGTGGTGTCCCGGATTATGGGTCGAGGTGGCTGCAACATTACAGCCATCCAAGACGTTACAGGGGCGCACATTGATGTGGACAAACAGAAAGACAAGAATGGAGAGAGAATGATCACAATCAG AGGAGGCACAGAGTCTACACGGCATGCTGTACAGCTTATCAACGCGCTGATACAGGATCCCGCCAAAGAGCTGGAGGATCTCATCCCCCGTAATCATATCCGGCCACCTGGCACCAACACCAAAATCAGCTCCACCTACACCACCTCCACTGGGGCAACAAGCACTACAGCAGCCAGTTCAAAAGGCCTCCCGTCTGTGGTGCCCGCAGCCGGTGTATCTTTCCAATCATCCTCCAACTCTACGGCTCAGCAGGCTGGGAAATTAGGCAAAAATATGGCACAGGGTGTAAGGCCCCCTTTCGTGTCTTTGCCACCTCTTGCTTATGCTCATCCTCAGCTGGCCCTTCTAGCAGCCCAGACTATGCATCACATCCGTCACCCTCGTTTGCCCATGGCACAATTCGGCGGCACTTTCTCATCCTCTCCCAACACGTGGGGTCCATTTCCTGTGCGTCCTGTGAGCCCTGGTAGTGCTAACAGCTCCCCTAAACACAGTGGCAATTCAGCACTACGTCCCATCAGCTCTGCTGCGCTTCACGCCGAGCACTCTGCTCCACCAACGTCCAGCACCTCGGCTCCTACTGCCTCTACCACCACCTCTCCTACCAGTACTGCGCCTACCAACACCTCCACGCCTTCCTCTGTCAGAAAGCAGCTCTTCTCAACAGAGCCCAAGTTAGGGGCTGGAATGTCCGTGGCCACCACCGTCAACAGCGCCCCGCCGGCACAAGTTGCTCAATCTCCCATCAGCTGCGTTCCGACCACCCCTACAACTCCACCCCCTCCACCTACGCCCATCGCTCCACCACCACAGCATCCTACACCGCCCAAGCTTGAGCCTGCCGGCCTCAGCACCCCTGCTAAAGAAAAGCCTGTCACAGAGCTTGCACAATCCAGTGCATCTGATGGCCCTAGCTCCTCTGCACCCCTGCATTTCACCTCCTCTCCATCAGGTCCTTCAGCGCTGCCCGTACAGCCCGAGAGCCGACAGCAGCTTCCACCACACTTTCCCTCCACCACAGAACCCAGTTCCTCTTCTTCATCTCAACCAGGGTCATCTCATCCTGTCACGCGCCTCCCTCTTCCCACCTGCAGTAGCACAGTAGTCACTAACACCAGCAGCACCTTACCTCATTACGCCTCCCCCGCCGTGCCCGGTGTGTCCCCACGCATGCAGCCTCCGTCACCCTACTACACTATGCCGCCGGGTGCCCTGCAGGAGCAGCAGTTCGTGCCTCCAGGAGCCTCACAGGAGCCTCTCAAacagcagcagcaacaacaacagGCTCAGCCCCCTATGGGTGGGACTGGCATGCCGCCTCCCTCTCTATCAATGTCCTCCACCATTGGCATGATAAATGGTTCTCAAATGCACCTGCACAGCGGAAAAGCGCAACTACCCCCTAACTTTGGCCCCGCTGCTCTCTTCAATCACTTTAGCAGCATCTTCGACAACAACCAGGTGGGAAACAACCAGGTTTGGGGGGCCTGCCATCTGCCCACACGCACCCCACCTGAGCAGGCCTACAACGCGCAAACCGCTGCCTACATAGCGGGAGTGGGGCAAATGGAAAGTGTCATGCCTCCTGATGGCTCTAAAGCTCCAGGGTATCGCTGCTCCTCACATAGGATGGTCTCCAGTCCCATTG GAATGCACCCAATGGACCCGGCAGGTAATTCCATGTCCTCGTCTGCTGCGCTCACCAGCTTTACCACAAGCATGTCTGCCAGCCCTGTGTTTCTGCAAGGTCCGGCTCCAGTGGGCACACCCTCTTTCAGTCGCCAGCACTTCTCTCCCCATCCCTGGAGTGCCTCGACTTCCTGTATGACACAGATCAATACTT GTGAGTCTCCAGCGCCCTCTGTGTCCTCTGGGGCATCTTCACCTCTTTGCACATCCACAGTGACTCCTGCTCTGATACAGGCAAAACCAAGTAGCTCCAACCAGCAGGATCGCAAAGTGCCCCCTCCCATTGGAACCGAGCGCCTGGCCCGTATCCGACAAACCGGCTCTGTCAACCACACAATGCTACCCACCAGCTACACCCCACCAGTTGGACAGGGTGGCATTTGGTCTTTTGGAGTGGGCAGTGCCTCTG AGACGATGTCGGGTTGGTCTCAGCCCCTGATGGGAGGGCCAGTGATGCACCAGCAGATGCAGGAGCAGTCGGCTTTCTCTCAACACCAGGCTATGGAACGGGATGACACTGGGATTGTGGCTCCTTCTAACACTTTCCATCAACCTCTTCCCACCAACTTCATGGATTTTCCAAAG GGTCTGCCAATGTCAATGTATGGTGGCGCAATGATCCCACCTCACCCTCAAATGGCGGAGGCTCCCGGAGGCCCCGTATACAATGGCCTTCACACTTCTGACCCTGCCTGGAATCCCATCCTAAAGGTTGTTCCCAACTCTGCTGAAAATTCAGACCCACAGCAG GTATGGCCAGGAACTTGGGCCCCGCATGTGGGAAACGTGCATCTGAACCATGTCAACTAA